Proteins from one Pseudoliparis swirei isolate HS2019 ecotype Mariana Trench chromosome 22, NWPU_hadal_v1, whole genome shotgun sequence genomic window:
- the LOC130213345 gene encoding serine/threonine-protein kinase pim-2-like isoform X1, protein MRRYKWTASQSLEGEIRTVPLEVALMLQLQPAAGETSAVEALLDWYDLDLELILVLERPVLCMDLLDDRNSLGHHLPEDQAKTIVKQLVDALIEVHSKEVFHRDIKLDNILIETGSDVPRVRLIDFGTLLSEGLYSTRLGTFGNSCAEWFLFRCYRAEPSTVWQLGVVLFTLLQGQFPLTKSALKSLTSEDTFPQSDQDAKLFF, encoded by the exons ATGAGAAGATACAAGTGGACTGCTTCCCAG TCGCTGGAAGGGGAAATCAGGACGGTCCCTTTGGAGGTGGCGCTGATGCTACAACTTCAACCAGCAGCAGGAGAAACCAGTGCAGTGGAGGCCCTGCTGGACTGGTACGATTTAGACCTGGAGCTGATTCTGGTCCTCGAGAGACCAGTCCTCTGCATGGACCTTCTCGACGACAGAAACTCATTAGGTCATCACCTGCCTGAGGACCAAGCTAAA ACCATAGTAAAACAGCTGGTGGACGCTCTCATTGAAGTCCACTCCAAAGAGGTCTTCCACAGGGACATCAAGCTGGACAACATCCTCATTGAGACCGGCTCTGACGTCCCACGTGTCCGGCTCATTGACTTTGGCACACTTCTGTCAGAGGGGCTGTACAGTACAAGACTAG GAACCTTTGGAAACAGCTGCGCTGAGTGGTTCCTATTCAGGTGCTACAGGGCTGAACCCTCCACTGTGTGGCAGCTTGGTGTCGTTCTGTTTACGCTGCTGCAAGGACAGTTCCCCTTGACGAAATCAGCTTTGAAAAGCCTGACGTCAGAGGATACTTTTCCTCAG TCTGACCAGGATGCAAAGCTTTTCTTCTGA
- the LOC130213345 gene encoding serine/threonine-protein kinase pim-2-like isoform X2, whose amino-acid sequence MRRYKWTASQSLEGEIRTVPLEVALMLQLQPAAGETSAVEALLDWYDLDLELILVLERPVLCMDLLDDRNSLGHHLPEDQAKTIVKQLVDALIEVHSKEVFHRDIKLDNILIETGSDVPRVRLIDFGTLLSEGLYSTRLGTFGNSCAEWFLFRCYRAEPSTVWQLGVVLFTLLQGQFPLTKSALKSLTSEDTFPQDAKLFF is encoded by the exons ATGAGAAGATACAAGTGGACTGCTTCCCAG TCGCTGGAAGGGGAAATCAGGACGGTCCCTTTGGAGGTGGCGCTGATGCTACAACTTCAACCAGCAGCAGGAGAAACCAGTGCAGTGGAGGCCCTGCTGGACTGGTACGATTTAGACCTGGAGCTGATTCTGGTCCTCGAGAGACCAGTCCTCTGCATGGACCTTCTCGACGACAGAAACTCATTAGGTCATCACCTGCCTGAGGACCAAGCTAAA ACCATAGTAAAACAGCTGGTGGACGCTCTCATTGAAGTCCACTCCAAAGAGGTCTTCCACAGGGACATCAAGCTGGACAACATCCTCATTGAGACCGGCTCTGACGTCCCACGTGTCCGGCTCATTGACTTTGGCACACTTCTGTCAGAGGGGCTGTACAGTACAAGACTAG GAACCTTTGGAAACAGCTGCGCTGAGTGGTTCCTATTCAGGTGCTACAGGGCTGAACCCTCCACTGTGTGGCAGCTTGGTGTCGTTCTGTTTACGCTGCTGCAAGGACAGTTCCCCTTGACGAAATCAGCTTTGAAAAGCCTGACGTCAGAGGATACTTTTCCTCAG GATGCAAAGCTTTTCTTCTGA